The Amycolatopsis viridis genome window below encodes:
- a CDS encoding TetR/AcrR family transcriptional regulator: MTGQTSKPRRRPNARGQGELLREEIVTAAAEMLEELADDEALSLRAVARAVSIAATSVYLHFPDRDALVFAVLQRCHEQLVEAGDVAAAAGPDPAAALRARILAQVAWAGEHPGLYKVLHESRVHRRMGMPFKQVLVDRTTAAVQACMDAGLAPADDAATVTIDLRTAVNGMLAQRINEPDLPWPPADEQIDRFLTKLVGIAPPRR; encoded by the coding sequence GTGACCGGACAGACCTCGAAACCCCGTCGGCGGCCGAACGCGCGCGGGCAGGGCGAGCTGCTGCGCGAAGAGATCGTCACCGCGGCCGCGGAAATGCTCGAGGAGCTCGCCGACGACGAGGCGTTGTCGCTGCGGGCGGTGGCGCGCGCGGTGTCGATCGCGGCGACCTCGGTCTACCTGCACTTCCCGGACCGCGACGCGCTCGTGTTCGCGGTGTTGCAGCGCTGCCACGAGCAGCTCGTGGAGGCGGGCGACGTCGCGGCGGCGGCCGGTCCCGACCCCGCGGCCGCACTGCGTGCCCGCATTCTCGCGCAGGTCGCGTGGGCCGGTGAGCATCCCGGGCTCTACAAGGTGCTCCACGAAAGCCGGGTGCACCGGCGGATGGGGATGCCGTTCAAGCAGGTGCTGGTCGACCGCACCACCGCCGCCGTCCAGGCGTGCATGGACGCCGGTCTCGCCCCCGCCGACGACGCGGCCACGGTGACGATCGACCTGCGCACGGCCGTCAACGGGATGCTGGCGCAGCGGATCAACGAGCCCGACCTGCCGTGGCCGCCGGCCGACGAGCAGATCGACCGCTTCCTCACCAAGCTCGTCGGCATCGCGCCGCCACGCCGCTGA
- a CDS encoding carboxymuconolactone decarboxylase, which produces MSTTTEAPAGSNLERLAARDPVFAQMVGATARHARAIPELTEREKTFLCVVADVCQASLGFAFEAHVRTGLDHGVSTADIRALLRFISYDCGYHAATAGLQRLAEFEAEHGVPQPAAEPLSEDLVTTGPGAAPSPLPPVVRAQLSELDDHFLEHFDMQSRMRSGHGPGTLSERERGFASLSIDVHYQTLEETFQAHVGRALRGGASRDDVRAALRFNSQFGVTRTWQAWKALNALFAAQD; this is translated from the coding sequence TTGAGCACGACGACCGAAGCGCCGGCCGGCAGCAACCTGGAGCGACTGGCCGCACGGGATCCGGTGTTCGCCCAGATGGTCGGTGCCACCGCCAGGCACGCACGGGCGATCCCAGAGCTGACCGAACGCGAAAAGACCTTCCTGTGCGTGGTCGCCGACGTCTGCCAGGCGAGCCTGGGCTTCGCCTTCGAGGCGCACGTCCGCACCGGCCTCGACCACGGCGTGTCCACTGCGGACATCCGGGCCCTGCTGCGCTTCATCTCCTACGACTGCGGCTACCACGCGGCGACCGCGGGCCTGCAACGACTGGCCGAATTCGAGGCCGAGCACGGCGTTCCGCAACCGGCGGCCGAACCGTTGAGCGAGGATCTGGTCACGACCGGCCCCGGCGCCGCACCCAGCCCGCTGCCGCCCGTGGTCCGCGCGCAACTGTCCGAACTGGACGACCACTTCCTCGAGCACTTCGACATGCAGTCGCGGATGCGCTCGGGCCACGGCCCCGGCACGCTGTCCGAACGGGAGCGCGGCTTCGCGAGCCTGAGCATCGACGTGCACTACCAGACGCTGGAGGAAACCTTCCAGGCCCACGTCGGCCGTGCCCTGCGGGGCGGCGCCTCCCGCGACGACGTCCGCGCCGCACTGCGCTTCAACTCGCAGTTCGGCGTCACCCGGACCTGGCAGGCGTGGAAGGCGCTCAACGCCCTGTTCGCCGCACAGGACTGA